DNA sequence from the bacterium genome:
GATCGTTCTCGGCAGTTTATCGCGGCGGATGAAGAAATCCACCTCGTCTCCCACCTCGTGCTTGCGGATCGCTTTTCGCACGTCGCCTTCGTCCTCGGTCTCCATGTCTCCGATCTTGGTGATTACGTCTCCGGCTTTTAGACCCGCCTTCTCGGCGGGGGAGTCCTTGACAACTTCGGAGATCAGAACGCCTTTTTCGACCTCGAAATACTTTGACAATCCCTCCGATAGACTCTGGGTGACGATTCCGGCGAAGGCACCCTTCTCGCCGCTGACTTGGCTCCATGCCCAGAGCGGATATCCCGGGATCATAGCCATAGACTTGGCCTTGGCTTTGGCTTTCGCTTTCGCTTCGCTCTTGGCAACCTTTTTCATTGCGCCATATGTTTCGGATATATCGTCGTAGCACGTGGATTTATCGGCCAGCTCAACCTTCTCGGTCTTCTCCTTCCCGCCCCGGAGATACACGAGATCAATCATGTCCCCCGGTTTGTATTTGGCCAGTTGCACGCGGAGTTCGGCGGGGCCGGTGACCCCGGCTTTGTTGATCCTGACGATGATGTCATTCTCGCGCAGGCCGATTTTCTCGGCGGGAGACTTGGAGGTCACATCGGTCACCAAGACGCCCGAACCCGGTCCTTTCAGACCGTAGTCGGTTGCGATATCCGAGGTAACCTCGGCAGGTACGATTCCCAGAAATGCTTTGGCCTCTTTTTCTCCGGCCACTGCGGGTCCGAAAACCGACATGAACAATATGCCCAGAAGGACCAGCATCAAACCAGCTCGCTGAATCATCTATCCTCCGAATCTGTCAGAATGTGATTCTCTCTTGGCAGTGAGACATCGCGGATGTTTCTGCGAAAACACCCGACGACAACGTCGGCTGAATTCTATTTGCGTTCGCCCAGTTTGATCTTGATCGCGCGGGCGCTGCGGTCGCGATAGACGTGGAAATCCACCTCGTCGCCGATTTCGTGCTTGCGAATAACGCGGCGGACGTCGCCGGGGTCTTCTACTTCGCGGTCGCCGATTTTGGTGATCACGTCGCCTGCTTTCAATCCGGCCTTCTCAGCAGGCGAGTCCTTAACCACTTCCGAAATCAGGGCACCTTCTTCCACTCCGAAGTAGCCGGCCAATCCCTCTGACAGATCCTGCGTGACGATGCCGGCGAAGGCAACGTTTTCCTTGGCATCCTCAATCTCCCACTCCCAAGGCGCACCCTTCATGACGATCCGAGGAGGACCCTCGAAGTGGAATCCCTTTCCTTTCTTCAGGCAATCCCAGTCCTTCTTATGGAAGATCGAGCAGACTTCGGAGGTCTTGCTCAGCTCAACTTGGACCATCTTCTCCTTGCCGCCCCGCAGGTAGATCAGATCTACTTTCTCGCCGGGCTTGTACTTGGCAAGTTGCGTTCGCAGTTCCTCGGGTCCGGTGAGGATGGCCTGGTTGATCTTGACAATGACATCGTTTTCCCGCAGGCCGATTTTCTCGGCGGGAGAATCCGAGACTACATCCTCCACGACCACACCCGTACCCGGTCCTGAAAGCCCATAGTCGGCGGCAAAATCCGAGGTTACCTCGGCCGGCACAATGCCGAGAAATGCTTTGGTTTTCTTCTCGCCGGCCGAGGCGGGCACAACAGCGCTCCCAAAGAGCACGGCCAGAAGAACTGTAAATAAACAAGCTCGTCGGATCATATTACCCCTCCAAGGGTGTGGTTCTGATTGCCGCTTCAAGAGCTTGCCGGGAATCGTCCATATAATTGTTACGATTGAGGCAAGCCACGG
Encoded proteins:
- a CDS encoding PDZ domain-containing protein: MIQRAGLMLVLLGILFMSVFGPAVAGEKEAKAFLGIVPAEVTSDIATDYGLKGPGSGVLVTDVTSKSPAEKIGLRENDIIVRINKAGVTGPAELRVQLAKYKPGDMIDLVYLRGGKEKTEKVELADKSTCYDDISETYGAMKKVAKSEAKAKAKAKAKSMAMIPGYPLWAWSQVSGEKGAFAGIVTQSLSEGLSKYFEVEKGVLISEVVKDSPAEKAGLKAGDVITKIGDMETEDEGDVRKAIRKHEVGDEVDFFIRRDKLPRTIKVKLGEQDLGSILPGSIRIFCDENGKDLTINLEDLNLENLEDELRQIEIDIEDLPDIEVHELPAPPAVPNSFDFRINIGSVEPVRYESGWRGTLQQIQNRIIEGMVQLRLEIEYMKLKILEAKDRYLQATT
- a CDS encoding PDZ domain-containing protein, producing MPASAGEKKTKAFLGIVPAEVTSDFAADYGLSGPGTGVVVEDVVSDSPAEKIGLRENDVIVKINQAILTGPEELRTQLAKYKPGEKVDLIYLRGGKEKMVQVELSKTSEVCSIFHKKDWDCLKKGKGFHFEGPPRIVMKGAPWEWEIEDAKENVAFAGIVTQDLSEGLAGYFGVEEGALISEVVKDSPAEKAGLKAGDVITKIGDREVEDPGDVRRVIRKHEIGDEVDFHVYRDRSARAIKIKLGERK